A single window of Drosophila suzukii chromosome 3, CBGP_Dsuzu_IsoJpt1.0, whole genome shotgun sequence DNA harbors:
- the KrT95D gene encoding phosphofurin acidic cluster sorting protein 2 isoform X1 yields MKMVDKSSKLVDKFAVISGTGGSGTAGGGPLNMQGGGGGGGMSGGGGVSGGIPGLSGGANGQKPVPMKLFAAWEVDRTPPNCIPRLCSLTITRLSILTPLPGDTTSLSLAVKMQSSKRTLRSHEIPINGSALTSSASLQGNSPMSVAGGAGGAGGGGGTPGSAVTGGGGLGVAVPLTETELDLHFSLQYPHFIKRDGNRLVILLQRRKKYKSRTILGYKTLAEGIIRMDAVLQKSMDMIIELTASGKNGRPGTVVACLRAERVSSIPVDHDNKNNNSVLLADRVAEYSDEDEEAEFSSGEFNDEANELGLIRGYDPKDPRDYNHPAKHDMRKYRNKLQRSGIEDCALVGHHTGSIQHHHPGVVVDSDSEFEMKDKSSSRAKFSRTISLQQRNFKQKIVALLKRFKVSEELEGESGHRGTAALRGERDLDALFQELESLSCCEGDDSGPDMDSISVGSTPKPSLRPFFTNSRIMLHDNITGNGGDLNQLLGGGSGPGIGTAGNSERRSSDKSDQLTNSSYNLENNKNQKCIHLTNNNNSATTPDRGGNDSSGNEGNAGYTDGQNSDPQNSPPRDKDYMRLQQMQQQQLTPVSSVAASLGSGSVVTPAQTEKRSRLFRTSSNTPGITASGGNSASAISASGGGKRKHTLSLSAEPRSMLETCLSPTNVEPRKLLLDQLSRVFAGEDSSIPEVVTIISPPEALGGSALLAKLVTLFANSFKPAFVPQNTAEVKAVLQALMAKIQKYCNSNAKPPHTVKVLLIGGDWLQGATLRHYVELMGVRPPDWLNHLRFYLVPVGGSCGSVARHLSQMDQAYAVMFGSDNWTQLCERAAATAAAVSAVTTVNATALTTNLADAAGVAKSDIAELVQRIQRYLLAAGPCTQIPIAEAMVNYKDEDSCQIFVPFVSDVRIGYLDAQASLDLEEIVAGSNAAGSGLGSGSASSSAIPIGSQSSPNVHGVVSGSPPQQQSLGRISPPLQTPPSSASSHRERNTSESLSTPSSQQQQTFSGALAAAEAVELQVDYWPLVRPGDGHAKESKGGMSKGSDAGGKNSIKSTFRNLQVWRLPQHAQQMGDMFNGLTVSFATKEKKQKQIMRLGKKKDKERDLEKEQCVEGVARLICSPKQSHPVPLRVYIDGTEWTGVKFFQVSSQWQTHVKNFPIALIGCTPMSCAELS; encoded by the exons ACTCTGTTCGCTGACAATAACACGTCTCTCCATTCTGACCCCGCTTCCTGGTGACACCACCTCGCTGTCGCTGGCCGTGAAGATGCAGAGCTCCAAGAGGACATTGCGCAGCCACGAGATTCCCATCAACGGCTCCGCCCTGACCTCCTCCGCCTCCCTGCAGGGCAACTCCCCCATGTCGGTGGCCGGAGGAGCAggtggtgctggtggtggtggcggcaCTCCGGGAAGTGCGGTCACCGGAGGCGGCGGACTGGGCGTGGCTGTGCCCTTGACGGAAACCGAGCTGGACTTGCACTTTAGTCTACAGTATCCGCACTTTATCAAGAGAGATGGCAATAG ACTGGTTATTTTGCTGCAACGCCGCAAGAAATACAAATCACGCACCATTCTGGGCTATAAAACGCTGGCCGAGGGCATCATCCGGATGGATGCGGTGCTCCAGAAATCGATGGACATGATCATCGAGCTCACTGCTTCCGGGAAGAATGGACGACCGGGCACGGTGGTCGCCTGTCTGCGAGCAGAACGCGTCTCTTCCATTCCAGTTGACCATGACAATAAGAACAACAACAGCGTACTGCTGGCAG ATCGCGTTGCTGAGTATTCcgacgaggacgaggaggcCGAGTTCAGTTCGGGCGAATTCAACGACGAGGCCAACGAACTGGGTCTGATCCGGGGCTACGATCCCAAGGATCCGCGGGACTACAACCATCCGGCCAAGCATGATATGCGCAAGTATCGCAACAAGTTGCAGCGCTCCGGAATCGAGGATTGCGCCCTAGTCGGTCACCATACCGGCAGCATCCAGCACCATCATCCCGGCGTGGTCGTCGATAGCGACAGTGAGTTCGAGATGAAGGACAAGAGCTCGTCGCGGGCCAAGTTTAGCCGG ACGATTTCGCTGCAGCAGCGCAATTTCAAGCAGAAGATCGTGGCGCTTTTGAAGCGATTCAAGGTGAGCGAGGAGCTGGAGGGCGAGTCTGGTCACCGGGGAACGGCTGCTCTGCGCGGAGAACGCGATCTGGATGCACTCTTCCAGGAACTGGAGTCCCTGTCCTGCTGCGAGGGCGACGACTCGGGTCCGGACATGGACAGCATATCGGTGGGATCGACGCCGAAGCCATCGCTGCGTCCCTTCTTCACCAACTCGCGGATAATGCTGCACGATAATATCACCGGAAACGGCGGAGATCTGAATCAGTTGTTGGGCGGCGGTTCGGGACCCGGAATCGGAACTGCTG GCAACTCTGAGCGCCGATCATCGGATAAGAGCGACCAATTGACCAATTCATCTTACAATcttgaaaataacaaaaaccaaaaatgcaTTCATTTAACAAACAATAACAATTCGGCAACAACACCAG ATCGCGGAGGTAACGACAGCTCCGGCAACGAGGGCAATGCTGGCTACACGGATGGCCAGAATTCCGATCCGCAGAACAGTCCGCCCAGGGACAAGGACTACATGCGCCTGCAGcagatgcagcagcagcagttgaCCCCAGTGAGCTCGGTGGCCGCCAGTCTGGGAAGCGGTAGCGTGGTAACGCCCGCTCAGACGGAGAAGCGATCCCGGTTGTTCCGAACTTCCAGCAATACTCCAGGCATCACAGCAAGTGGAGGCAACAGTGCCAGTGCCATTAGCGCCTCGGGAGGCGGCAAAAGGAAGCACACCTTGAGCCTGAGCGCCGAGCCGAGATCCATGCTGGAGACTTGCCTCTCGCCAACCAATGTGGAGCCACGCAAGCTGCTGCTCGACCAGCTGAGTCGCGTGTTTGCCGGCGAGGACAGCTCCATTCCCGAGGTGGTGACCATCATCAGTCCGCCGGAGGCGTTGGGCGGCAGTGCTTTACTGGCCAAATTGGTCACGCTCTTTGCCAACTCCTTCAAGCCGGCCTTCGTGCCGCAAAACACGGCCGAGGTCAAGGCGGTGCTGCAGGCGCTCATGGCCAAGATCCAGAAGTA TTGCAACTCGAACGCCAAGCCACCGCACACGGTGAAGGTGCTGCTGATTGGCGGAGATTGGCTGCAGGGAGCCACCCTGCGGCATTATGTGGAACTGATGGGCGTGCGTCCTCCGGATTGGCTTAATCACCTGCGTTTCTACCTGGTGCCCGTCGGCGGCAGTTGCGGCAGTGTGGCCCGCCATCTCAGCCAGATGGATCAGGCCTATGCGGTCATGTTCGGCTCGGACAACTGGACGCAGCTGTGCGAACGGGCGGCGGCCACAGCGGCAGCGGTCAGTGCGGTGACCACAGTGAATGCCACCGCGCTGACAACCAACCTGGCGGATGCGGCTGGCGTGGCCAAGTCGGACATCGCAGAGCTGGTGCAGCGCATCCAGCGCTATCTGCTTGCGGCAGGTCCCTGCACCCAGATACCCATCGCCGAGGCCATGGTCAACTACAAGGACGAGGACTCCTGCCAGATATTTGTGCCGTTCGTTAGT GATGTCCGTATTGGTTATCTCGATGCCCAGGCCTCGTTGGATCTTGAGGAGATTGTAGCCGGCTCCAATGCCGCCGGTAGTGGACTGGGTTCTGGATCGGCTTCCAGCTCAGCCATCCCCATTGGCAGCCAGAGCTCGCCGAATGTGCATGGCGTGGTGTCCGGCTCCCCGCCCCAGCAGCAGAGCCTGGGACGCATCTCACCACCATTGCAGACGCCACCATCATCGGCGTCCTCGCACCGGGAGCGCAATACCAGTGAATCGCTGAGTACGCCATCgtcgcagcagcaacaaactTTCAGTGGAGCTCTGGCGGCAGCGGAGGCAGTGGAGCTGCAGGTGGACTACTGGCCACTGGTGAGGCCGGGCGACGGTCACGCCAAGGAGTCAAAGGGCGGCATGTCTAAGGGAAGCGACGCCGGCGGCAAGAATAGCATTAAGAGTACGTTTAGGAACCTGCAGGTGTGGCGACTGCCACAGCATGCACAGCAAATGGGTGATATGTTCAATGGACTGACTGTTAGTTTCGCCACCAAGGAGAAGAAGCAGAAGCAGA TTATGCGCTTGGGCAAGAAGAAGGACAAGGAGCGTGATCTCGAGAAGGAGCAATGTGTGGAGGGCGTAGCCCGTCTGATTTGCTCACCCAAACAATCGCATCCAGTGCCACTGCGAG TGTACATCGATGGCACCGAGTGGACGGGAGTCAAGTTCTTCCAGGTATCGTCGCAATGGCAAACGCACGTCAAGAACTTTCCCATTGCGCTCATCGGCTGCACTCCCATGTCCTGTGCTGAATTATCCTAG